One genomic window of Denticeps clupeoides chromosome 14, fDenClu1.1, whole genome shotgun sequence includes the following:
- the LOC114802928 gene encoding clathrin coat assembly protein AP180 isoform X1, giving the protein MSGQTLTDRIAAAQYQLTGSDVATRVCKATTHEVMAPKKKHLDYLISATNETNVNIPQMADTLFERATNASWVVVFKALVTTHHMCIHGNERFIQYLASRTSLFNLSNFIDKTGSHGYDMSTFIRRYARYLNEKAYAYRQMAFDFTRVKKGADGVMRTMAPDKLLKAMPALQTQVDTLLEFDVHPKDLNNGIINAAFMLLFKDLIKLFASYNDGIINLLEKYFKMKKSECKESLEIYKKFLTRVTKIAEFMKIAEQVGVDKNDIPDISYAPSSILESLETHMNSLEGKKGEGSPTKGSPTNNVSPTSTPVKSAAAAAVPTLEPPPTETAPEPATDSLLDLDPLASSGPSVGGSTGAPTSWGDLLGSEMCSLSTTDTLLPEPTLPLDPNPSPATATPATTATEAAGSQVPATAGAAAPGPAAMNLLGDAFSEAAAGAAAEGAAAAAATTPTAETASAAASDLFSSDPFLSEPSNPFTSDPFASDPFASSLGSGGVAPQLDLFAMPAAVGFGSAVSPAAHPVSITSPATSSLLAPPQASCAPTTDPFSGLFNSIPDSSVAKPQLPPSTDMFAADMFSSSTAIPPAPRGVVMDLFRGGLRLLCWRKECLLLQFLCVSLSGSQARWQMLYKCCCR; this is encoded by the exons ATCTCATCTCAGCCACCAATGAGACCAATGTCAATATCCCCCAGATGGCTGACACGCTGTTTGAGAGGGCCACCAACGCCAGTTGGGTGGTGGTCTTCAAGGCCCTGGTCACCACGCACCACATGTGCATACATGGCAACGAG AGGTTCATCCAGTACCTTGCGTCTAGGACTTCTCTCTTCAACCTCAgcaatttcattgacaaaacaGGCTCCCATG GTTATGACATGTCCACATTTATTCGGCGATATGCCCGCTACCTGAATGAGAAGGCTTATGCCTACCGCCAGATGGCCTTCGACTTCACTCGGGTCAAGAAAGG TGCCGATGGAGTGATGCGGACCATGGCTCCCGATAAGTTGCTGAAAGCTATGCCCGCCCTGCAGACGCAGGTGGACACACTGCTCGAGTTCGAT GTCCATCCAAAAGACCTCAACAATGGAATAATCAATGCAGCTTTCATGTTGCTATTCAAAGATCTTATTAAACTGTTTGCCTCATACAATGATGGCATCATTAACTTATTAG aaaagtattttaaaatgaagaagtCCGAGTGCAAGGAGTCTTTGGAAATCTACAAGAAGTTTTTGACCCGTGTGACCAAGATTGCAGAGTTTATGAAGATTGCTGAG CAAGTTGGAGTTGACAAAAACGACATTCCGGACATCTCCTAC GCACCAAGCAGCATACTGGAGTCACTGGAAACACACATGAACAGTCTGGAGGGCAAGAAAGG TGAAGG GTCCCCAACAAAA GGGTCCCCGACCAATAACGTGTCACCCACCTCTACCCCGGTCAAGtccgctgctgccgctgctgtcCCGACTCTGGAACCTCCACCAACTGAAACTGCACCTGAGCCAGCAACAGA CTCTCTGCTGGACCTGGACCCTCTTGCTTCTTCTGGACCCTCTGTTGGGGGAAGCACAGGAGCACCAACATCGTGGGGAG ACCTGCTTGGATCGG AGATGTGCTCTCTTAGCACCACTGACACTCTGCTGCCCGAGCCGACTCTCCCTCTTGACCCCAACCCATCCCCTGCCACAGCCACGCCCGCCACCACAGCCACAGAGGCAGCAGGTAGTCAGGTGCCTGCCACTGCTGGGGCTGCTGCTCCTGGCCCTGCTGCCATGAATCTCCTTGGAG ATGCATTTAgtgaagctgctgctggtgctgctgctgagggagcagctgctgcagccgcGACGACTCCTACTGCTGAAACTGCatctgctgctgcctctg ACCTGTTCTCAAGCGACCCCTTCCTCAGTGAACCCAGCAACCCCTTTACCAGCGACCCCTTTGCCAGCGACCCCTTTGCATCTTCTCTGGGCAGTGGGGGTGTGGCTCCCCAGTTGGACCTGTTTGCCATGCCAGCTGCGGTGGGCTTTGGCTCAGCTGTATCCCCTGCTGCCCACCCTGTCTCCATCACCTCACCCGCTACCTCGTCACTCCTAGCACCTCCCCAGGCATCATGTGCCCCAACAACAGACCCCTTCAGTG GTCTGTTTAATTCCATTCCAGACTCTAGTGTTGCCAAACCACAGCTTCCTCCTAGCACTGACATGTTCGCTGCAG ATatgttctcctcctccaccgCAATTCCGCCTGCCCCGAGGGGTGTGGTGATGGACCTGTTCAGGGGTGGGTTGCGCCTCCTCTGCTGGAGGAAGGAGTGTTTGCTTCTGcaatttctgtgtgtttctctaTCTGGTTCCCAAGCGAGGTGGCAAATGCTTTACAAATGTTGCTGCAGATGA
- the LOC114802928 gene encoding clathrin coat assembly protein AP180 isoform X7, which yields MSGQTLTDRIAAAQYQLTGSDVATRVCKATTHEVMAPKKKHLDYLISATNETNVNIPQMADTLFERATNASWVVVFKALVTTHHMCIHGNERFIQYLASRTSLFNLSNFIDKTGSHGYDMSTFIRRYARYLNEKAYAYRQMAFDFTRVKKGADGVMRTMAPDKLLKAMPALQTQVDTLLEFDVHPKDLNNGIINAAFMLLFKDLIKLFASYNDGIINLLEKYFKMKKSECKESLEIYKKFLTRVTKIAEFMKIAEQVGVDKNDIPDISYAPSSILESLETHMNSLEGKKGEGSPTKGSPTNNVSPTSTPVKSAAAAAVPTLEPPPTETAPEPATDSLLDLDPLASSGPSVGGSTGAPTSWGDLLGSEMCSLSTTDTLLPEPTLPLDPNPSPATATPATTATEAAGSQVPATAGAAAPGPAAMNLLGDAFSEAAAGAAAEGAAAAAATTPTAETASAAASGLFNSIPDSSVAKPQLPPSTDMFAADMFSSSTAIPPAPRGVVMDLFRGGLRLLCWRKECLLLQFLCVSLSGSQARWQMLYKCCCR from the exons ATCTCATCTCAGCCACCAATGAGACCAATGTCAATATCCCCCAGATGGCTGACACGCTGTTTGAGAGGGCCACCAACGCCAGTTGGGTGGTGGTCTTCAAGGCCCTGGTCACCACGCACCACATGTGCATACATGGCAACGAG AGGTTCATCCAGTACCTTGCGTCTAGGACTTCTCTCTTCAACCTCAgcaatttcattgacaaaacaGGCTCCCATG GTTATGACATGTCCACATTTATTCGGCGATATGCCCGCTACCTGAATGAGAAGGCTTATGCCTACCGCCAGATGGCCTTCGACTTCACTCGGGTCAAGAAAGG TGCCGATGGAGTGATGCGGACCATGGCTCCCGATAAGTTGCTGAAAGCTATGCCCGCCCTGCAGACGCAGGTGGACACACTGCTCGAGTTCGAT GTCCATCCAAAAGACCTCAACAATGGAATAATCAATGCAGCTTTCATGTTGCTATTCAAAGATCTTATTAAACTGTTTGCCTCATACAATGATGGCATCATTAACTTATTAG aaaagtattttaaaatgaagaagtCCGAGTGCAAGGAGTCTTTGGAAATCTACAAGAAGTTTTTGACCCGTGTGACCAAGATTGCAGAGTTTATGAAGATTGCTGAG CAAGTTGGAGTTGACAAAAACGACATTCCGGACATCTCCTAC GCACCAAGCAGCATACTGGAGTCACTGGAAACACACATGAACAGTCTGGAGGGCAAGAAAGG TGAAGG GTCCCCAACAAAA GGGTCCCCGACCAATAACGTGTCACCCACCTCTACCCCGGTCAAGtccgctgctgccgctgctgtcCCGACTCTGGAACCTCCACCAACTGAAACTGCACCTGAGCCAGCAACAGA CTCTCTGCTGGACCTGGACCCTCTTGCTTCTTCTGGACCCTCTGTTGGGGGAAGCACAGGAGCACCAACATCGTGGGGAG ACCTGCTTGGATCGG AGATGTGCTCTCTTAGCACCACTGACACTCTGCTGCCCGAGCCGACTCTCCCTCTTGACCCCAACCCATCCCCTGCCACAGCCACGCCCGCCACCACAGCCACAGAGGCAGCAGGTAGTCAGGTGCCTGCCACTGCTGGGGCTGCTGCTCCTGGCCCTGCTGCCATGAATCTCCTTGGAG ATGCATTTAgtgaagctgctgctggtgctgctgctgagggagcagctgctgcagccgcGACGACTCCTACTGCTGAAACTGCatctgctgctgcctctg GTCTGTTTAATTCCATTCCAGACTCTAGTGTTGCCAAACCACAGCTTCCTCCTAGCACTGACATGTTCGCTGCAG ATatgttctcctcctccaccgCAATTCCGCCTGCCCCGAGGGGTGTGGTGATGGACCTGTTCAGGGGTGGGTTGCGCCTCCTCTGCTGGAGGAAGGAGTGTTTGCTTCTGcaatttctgtgtgtttctctaTCTGGTTCCCAAGCGAGGTGGCAAATGCTTTACAAATGTTGCTGCAGATGA
- the LOC114802928 gene encoding clathrin coat assembly protein AP180 isoform X5, with protein sequence MSGQTLTDRIAAAQYQLTGSDVATRVCKATTHEVMAPKKKHLDYLISATNETNVNIPQMADTLFERATNASWVVVFKALVTTHHMCIHGNERFIQYLASRTSLFNLSNFIDKTGSHGYDMSTFIRRYARYLNEKAYAYRQMAFDFTRVKKGADGVMRTMAPDKLLKAMPALQTQVDTLLEFDVHPKDLNNGIINAAFMLLFKDLIKLFASYNDGIINLLEKYFKMKKSECKESLEIYKKFLTRVTKIAEFMKIAEQVGVDKNDIPDISYAPSSILESLETHMNSLEGKKGEGSPTKGSPTNNVSPTSTPVKSAAAAAVPTLEPPPTETAPEPATDSLLDLDPLASSGPSVGGSTGAPTSWGDLLGSDAFSEAAAGAAAEGAAAAAATTPTAETASAAASDLFSSDPFLSEPSNPFTSDPFASDPFASSLGSGGVAPQLDLFAMPAAVGFGSAVSPAAHPVSITSPATSSLLAPPQASCAPTTDPFSGLFNSIPDSSVAKPQLPPSTDMFAADMFSSSTAIPPAPRGVVMDLFRGGLRLLCWRKECLLLQFLCVSLSGSQARWQMLYKCCCR encoded by the exons ATCTCATCTCAGCCACCAATGAGACCAATGTCAATATCCCCCAGATGGCTGACACGCTGTTTGAGAGGGCCACCAACGCCAGTTGGGTGGTGGTCTTCAAGGCCCTGGTCACCACGCACCACATGTGCATACATGGCAACGAG AGGTTCATCCAGTACCTTGCGTCTAGGACTTCTCTCTTCAACCTCAgcaatttcattgacaaaacaGGCTCCCATG GTTATGACATGTCCACATTTATTCGGCGATATGCCCGCTACCTGAATGAGAAGGCTTATGCCTACCGCCAGATGGCCTTCGACTTCACTCGGGTCAAGAAAGG TGCCGATGGAGTGATGCGGACCATGGCTCCCGATAAGTTGCTGAAAGCTATGCCCGCCCTGCAGACGCAGGTGGACACACTGCTCGAGTTCGAT GTCCATCCAAAAGACCTCAACAATGGAATAATCAATGCAGCTTTCATGTTGCTATTCAAAGATCTTATTAAACTGTTTGCCTCATACAATGATGGCATCATTAACTTATTAG aaaagtattttaaaatgaagaagtCCGAGTGCAAGGAGTCTTTGGAAATCTACAAGAAGTTTTTGACCCGTGTGACCAAGATTGCAGAGTTTATGAAGATTGCTGAG CAAGTTGGAGTTGACAAAAACGACATTCCGGACATCTCCTAC GCACCAAGCAGCATACTGGAGTCACTGGAAACACACATGAACAGTCTGGAGGGCAAGAAAGG TGAAGG GTCCCCAACAAAA GGGTCCCCGACCAATAACGTGTCACCCACCTCTACCCCGGTCAAGtccgctgctgccgctgctgtcCCGACTCTGGAACCTCCACCAACTGAAACTGCACCTGAGCCAGCAACAGA CTCTCTGCTGGACCTGGACCCTCTTGCTTCTTCTGGACCCTCTGTTGGGGGAAGCACAGGAGCACCAACATCGTGGGGAG ACCTGCTTGGATCGG ATGCATTTAgtgaagctgctgctggtgctgctgctgagggagcagctgctgcagccgcGACGACTCCTACTGCTGAAACTGCatctgctgctgcctctg ACCTGTTCTCAAGCGACCCCTTCCTCAGTGAACCCAGCAACCCCTTTACCAGCGACCCCTTTGCCAGCGACCCCTTTGCATCTTCTCTGGGCAGTGGGGGTGTGGCTCCCCAGTTGGACCTGTTTGCCATGCCAGCTGCGGTGGGCTTTGGCTCAGCTGTATCCCCTGCTGCCCACCCTGTCTCCATCACCTCACCCGCTACCTCGTCACTCCTAGCACCTCCCCAGGCATCATGTGCCCCAACAACAGACCCCTTCAGTG GTCTGTTTAATTCCATTCCAGACTCTAGTGTTGCCAAACCACAGCTTCCTCCTAGCACTGACATGTTCGCTGCAG ATatgttctcctcctccaccgCAATTCCGCCTGCCCCGAGGGGTGTGGTGATGGACCTGTTCAGGGGTGGGTTGCGCCTCCTCTGCTGGAGGAAGGAGTGTTTGCTTCTGcaatttctgtgtgtttctctaTCTGGTTCCCAAGCGAGGTGGCAAATGCTTTACAAATGTTGCTGCAGATGA